The sequence TGCTGTACTTTGGAAGTGAACAGGCTGCCCGGCTCCTGGGCAGCCCCTGCTTACGGCGCCTCTACCATGCCTGGTTGGCAGCAGTGGTCATCTTTGGGCCCCTTCTGCAGTTCCATGTCAACCCTCGGACTATCTTCGCCAGCCACGGCAACTTCTTCAACATGTGAGTCCACTTGAGGCTGTGGGCGCCGGCTCCCTGTGCTCTGAGatcccagctccctcctccagGCTTCTGTCCTCCTGCCAGTCTGGACACTAAAAATAGGCTAGGAGGTTGAGGAGAaattgggaggagggggaggggaacagagttGTGGGGTACAGGGGAAATCAGGAGCAGGGCTGAAGAGGAAATATGGGTCCTAGAAGGCTGAATGGGCCTCTAAGGAGATGGCAAAGTTTAAGTGAatgggggtgggtagggggaggAAATGGAACCAGAGATGATATGCAGGACTGGGAACAGCAGTGATGGGAACACAGACGGGGTGGGAGATGGGGCTTGAGGGGTCCCAATAGCCTCCATTCTCCTGTGCCCACAGAAAGTTTGTGAATTCGGCATGGGGCTGGACGTGCACCTTCCTGGGGGGCTTCGTGTTGCTGGTGGTGTTCCTGGCTACCCGGCGCGTGGCGGTGACTGCCCGGCACCTGAGCCGGCTGGTGGTGGGGGCCGCAGTGTGGCGGGGGGCCGGCAGGGCCTTCCTGCTCATCGAGGACCTGACTGGTTCCTGCTTCGagcctctgccccagggcctgcTGCTGCACGAGCTTCCCGACCGCCGCAGCTGCCTGGCAGCCGGCCACCAGTGGCGGGGCTACACGGTCTCCTCCCACACCTTCCTGCTCACCTTCTGCTGTCTGCTCATGGCTGAGGAAGCCGCTGTGTTCGCCAAGTACCTGGCCCATGGGCTGCCAGCCGGGGCGCCCCTACGCCTAGTCTTCCTGCTCAACGTGCTGCTGCTGGGCCTCTGGAACTTCTTGCTGCTCTGTACCGTCATCTATTTCCACCAGTATACTCACAAGGTGGTGGGTGCTGCAGTGGGGACCTTTGCCTGGTACCTCACCTATGGCAGCTGGTATCATCAGCCCTGGTCTCCAGGGAGCCCAGGCCACGGGCTCTTCCCTCGGCCCCACTCCAGCCGCAAGcataactgaaagaaataaaggcaaatcAGGCCTAAGTCTGGCTCTTCTCATCATTTGGTTGGGAGGACTCAGAAACGGTGAGAAGGATAAGAAAAGAATCAGGCAGTCTCGCGTTCCTCAACCATTTCTTGCTGTTATGGACTTTGAATATCCTTCCTTATGCTTGATCTCCATCCCTCCTGCTGTCCTTTTAGTCTCCCAGTCCTTGCAGACTTCAAGCTACATGGAGGGTTTTGCTGTCAAGGAATGGTGATGTTAGAGCAGGTAAAAGTGCCCTTAGGTATGGGCAGCACTCCTGCTGGGCAGGTGCTTCATCTCTAGCCTGGCTGATTTGTTTTTCCTGCCTCCTGCACTGAATCCCACCC comes from Panthera tigris isolate Pti1 chromosome B3, P.tigris_Pti1_mat1.1, whole genome shotgun sequence and encodes:
- the FITM1 gene encoding fat storage-inducing transmembrane protein 1; this translates as MERGPVVGAGLGAGARIRALLGCLVKVLLWVASALLYFGSEQAARLLGSPCLRRLYHAWLAAVVIFGPLLQFHVNPRTIFASHGNFFNIKFVNSAWGWTCTFLGGFVLLVVFLATRRVAVTARHLSRLVVGAAVWRGAGRAFLLIEDLTGSCFEPLPQGLLLHELPDRRSCLAAGHQWRGYTVSSHTFLLTFCCLLMAEEAAVFAKYLAHGLPAGAPLRLVFLLNVLLLGLWNFLLLCTVIYFHQYTHKVVGAAVGTFAWYLTYGSWYHQPWSPGSPGHGLFPRPHSSRKHN